ACTTTTTTTCCGCCTACTTCTCCAAGTTTTTCTCTTATAGAATACGAGTCTAACAAAGCTTGAGTTGGATGCTCGTGAGCACCATCACCTGCATTAATGATACTAGCTTTAACATGTTTTGATAAAAAGACGCCTGCTCCCGGATTTGGATGTCTCATAACGACCATATCTACTTTCATAGATAAGATGTTGTTTACGGTATCAATTAATGTTTCTCCTTTTTTCACTGAAGATTGTGCCGATGAAAAATTAATAACATCTGCAGATAATCTTTTTTCAGCTAATTCAAAAGATAGTTTTGTTCTAGTAGAATTTTCAAAAAAAAGATTAGCAATAGTAATATCTCTTAGCGAAGGTACTTTTTTAATGGGTCTATTAATCACTTCTTTAAAATGATCGGCAGTTTCAAAAATAAGTTGAATATCTTTTTTGTTCAGATATTTAATTCCTAATAAGTGATTTACACTTAACTCGCTCATGCTTTATTAGTATTCAGTGGCAGTTTTCAGTTGCCAGTTGTTCTTTTCTAGCCTCTAGCTAAATTATTACTTTTCAATTAAATAAACCGAATCTTCATTGTCGTTCTCTTTCCAGTTTACTTTTACTTTTTCGTTGTTTATAACATCCACTTGTCTACCTCTATAATTTGGTTGAATGGGTAAATGCCTGCTAAAACGTCTGTCAATAAGTGTTAAAAGCTCAATTTCATTAGGTCTTCCAAATGATTGTATCGCTGTTAGAGCTGCTCTTATACTTCGACCTGTATGCAAAACATCGTCAATAAAGACAATATCTTTATCTTCTACTAAAAAGTTAATTTTTGTACTATTAGCTTCTAAAGGTTTTTCACCACGCCGAAAATCATCCCTATAAAAAGTAATGTCTAAATATCCTAATTGTACATTTTTAACCTTGTAGTCTTCTTTTAAAATTTTTGCTAAACGGTTTGCTAAAAACACCCCACGTGGTTGTAAACCAATTAAAACGGTGTTAGAGAAATCGTTATGTTTTTCAATAAGCTGACAAGCCAATCGATGAAGAATGATGTTTACCTCTTTTGCGTTAAGTAAAACTTTTTGACTCATATTTACTATCCAAACGTGTTTGGTATACAAAGGTAATGCAAAAATTTAAAAGTATAGTTTATAAAAATAATATAAATAAAAAAAGCCTTCAATTTCTTGAAGGCTTTAGTTTTATAAAAGTTTGGAAAATTATGCTTTTCCGTCCATTTTATCTTTAAGAGCTTGTAAAGCATCATTAGCATCACCAAGAGTTGGTTTTGCTTCTGCTGCTGCACTTGCCGCTTTCTTAGCTGCTACTTTTACGTTTTTAATCTCTTCAGCTTTAAATATAGCTGTATGAGATGCTACAACGCGTTTAAATTCTTTGTTAAATTCAATGATTTTAAACTCAGCACTATCTCCTTTTTTAAGTTTCTTACCATCTTCTTTTTCAAGGTGACGTGTAGGTACAAAAGCAACGATATCTTCGTTAAACTCTACAGTAGCTCCTTTATCTACGATTTCAGAAATCTCAGCAGTATGAACTGTTTCTAAAGCGAACTCAGTTTCATATTTATCCCAAGGATTAACAGTTGTTTGTTTGTGACCTAAAGATAATTTACGTCCTTCAACATCTAACTCTAATACAACAACATCTAATTTATCACCAACTGCACAGAACTCAGATGGGTGTTTGATTTTCTTAGTCCAAGATAAATCAGAGATGTAAATTAATCCATCAATACCTTCTTCTAATTCAACAAATACACCAAAGTTTGTAAAGTTACGAACAATACCTGTGTGTTTAGATCCTAATGGATATTTACCAGTAATATCTGTCCATGGATCTGTAGTTAATTGTTTGATACCAAGAGACATTTTACGATCTTCTCTATCTAAAGTTAAGATTTGAGCTTCAACTTCATCTCCTACAGATACGAAATCTTGTGCAGAACGTAAGTGTGTAGACCAAGACATTTCAGATACGTGAATTAATCCTTCAACACCATCAGCAACTTCAATAAATGCACCGTAATCAGCAATTACAACTACTTTTCCTTTTACTTTATCGCCAACTTTAACCTCTTCTGCAAGAGCTTCCCATGGGTGTTTAGATAATTGTTTAAGACCTAATTGGATTCTTGATTTGTTTTCATCAAAATCAAGGATAACTACATTTAGTTTTTGATCTAACTCAACAATCTCATTTGGATGGTTGATTCTAGACCAAGATAAATCTGTAATATGAACTAATCCGTCAACACCACCAAGATCAATAAATACACCATAAGAAGTAATGTTTTTAACAACACCTTCTAATACTTGACCTTTTTCTAATTGACCAATAATTTCTTTTTTCTGTATTTCAATATCAGCTTCAATTAAAGCTTTATGAGATACTACTACGTTTTTAAATTCGTGGTTGATTTTAACAACTTTGAATTCCATAGTTTTATTAACATACTGATCGTAATCTCTAATTGGTTTAACATCAATTTGAGATCCTGGTAAGAATGCTTCAATTCCGAAAACATCTACAATCATACCACCTTTAGTTCTGCATTTTACAAAACCGTTAACGATTTCACCAGTATCATGAGCATTATTTACACGATCCCATGCTTTAATAACTCTAGCTTTTCTGTGAGATAATACTAATTGTCCAGTTGCATCTTCACGAACATCAATTAATACTTCTACTTTGTCTCCAACTTTTAAGTCTGGATTGTAACGAAATTCGTTTAAAGAAATAACACCTTCAGATTTAGCATTGATATCAATAATAGCATCTCTATCAGAAATGTGAACTACTGTACCTTCAACTACTTCATCATTTAAAGTGTCAACGAAATTTTCTGCTACTAATTTTTCAAATTCTTTAAGTTGTTGATCGTCAACTTCATCAATACCTTCTTGGTAATTGTGCCAGTTAAAATCTGCTAAGAATTTTTCAGGGTTTGCTTTTGCTTCAGATACTACTGGAGCTTCAACAGTTGTTGCTTCAGTTGCTTCAACTTCAGCTTGTTTTGCTTTTTCAGCCATTTAAAATAATCCTGTAATTATCATAGATATCCGTTTTTTTTCGGAAACGCATGTAATTACGTTTTTGTATTCTGTATGCTTCGGAAGATTTAAGCAATTAACACACAGAAGTGTTATAAATTTTTTAGTTTCATCCCTTTTATCTTTCCGTCGATTTGCTAAAAGGAGTGCAAAAATACATATTATTGAGGTAATTACCTAAAAATGAATCAATAAAATTGATGTGACTTTTTACAAATATTTGTATCTAAATAACAAACAGAAACCTTAACTTTTTATTAATATGAAAATGAATATGAAATTTACTATATTGATAATCATAAGTAACTTTAAAAATTTTAAATTATGACAACAAAAGCAAAATACCAAGAAGTACTAGATTTAGGAGAAGCCTTAAACATTAAAGACGGTAATGTTACAGAAGAAAATGGAGTTCTTAAAGTTAAAGGAATGGCTAAAACTCAATATGAAAAAAACAGACTTTGGGATAAAATAAAAGAAATTGGAGGAGACAAGCCAACAGATATTATGGCAAATATAACTGTTGAAGATGAAAGCATATACGCAAAGCATACTGTAAAAAGTGGTGAAACCTTAGGCAAGATAGCAAAACACTATTACGGAAATGCATCAAAATATCAAGCTATTTTTAAAGCGAATACAGATGTTTTAAAGAATCCTGATTTAATTCACCCAGGACAAGAATTGGTTATTCCGAATCTATAATTTACTAGATTTAGTATAAAAATTAAAAGCGGCAATAGCCGCTTTTTTATTCAAGGTCTTCAATAGTCATTGTGACTAATTGAAGTATTTTATTAAACTGTTCTTCTAAAGACATATTAGAATTATCAATTTCAATGGCATCATCTGCTTTAATTAAAGGAGAATCTTTTCTATTAGAATCTAAATAATCTCGCTCTTGCACATTTTTAAGAACATCTTTGAATGTTACATCATCTCCCCTTTCAATTAATTCATCATAACGTCTTTGTGCTCTTGTTTCTGCAGAAGCTGTCATAAATAATTTAAGTTCTGCTTTGGGGAACACAACCGTTCCAATATCTCGACCATCCATAACAACACCTTTACTATCTCCTAGTTTTTGTTGAAGCTTTACTTGTTGCTGTCTCACTTCGGGAATAGCTGCCACTTTACTAACAAAACTAGAAACTTCTAACTTACGAATTTCTTTTTCGATATTTATGCCATTTAAATAAACTTCGGCAAATCCTAAAGATTCATTAAACGTAAAACTTATATTTATTTTT
The nucleotide sequence above comes from Flavobacteriaceae bacterium HL-DH10. Encoded proteins:
- the rpsA gene encoding 30S ribosomal protein S1 — its product is MAEKAKQAEVEATEATTVEAPVVSEAKANPEKFLADFNWHNYQEGIDEVDDQQLKEFEKLVAENFVDTLNDEVVEGTVVHISDRDAIIDINAKSEGVISLNEFRYNPDLKVGDKVEVLIDVREDATGQLVLSHRKARVIKAWDRVNNAHDTGEIVNGFVKCRTKGGMIVDVFGIEAFLPGSQIDVKPIRDYDQYVNKTMEFKVVKINHEFKNVVVSHKALIEADIEIQKKEIIGQLEKGQVLEGVVKNITSYGVFIDLGGVDGLVHITDLSWSRINHPNEIVELDQKLNVVILDFDENKSRIQLGLKQLSKHPWEALAEEVKVGDKVKGKVVVIADYGAFIEVADGVEGLIHVSEMSWSTHLRSAQDFVSVGDEVEAQILTLDREDRKMSLGIKQLTTDPWTDITGKYPLGSKHTGIVRNFTNFGVFVELEEGIDGLIYISDLSWTKKIKHPSEFCAVGDKLDVVVLELDVEGRKLSLGHKQTTVNPWDKYETEFALETVHTAEISEIVDKGATVEFNEDIVAFVPTRHLEKEDGKKLKKGDSAEFKIIEFNKEFKRVVASHTAIFKAEEIKNVKVAAKKAASAAAEAKPTLGDANDALQALKDKMDGKA
- a CDS encoding LysM peptidoglycan-binding domain-containing protein, coding for MTTKAKYQEVLDLGEALNIKDGNVTEENGVLKVKGMAKTQYEKNRLWDKIKEIGGDKPTDIMANITVEDESIYAKHTVKSGETLGKIAKHYYGNASKYQAIFKANTDVLKNPDLIHPGQELVIPNL
- a CDS encoding aspartate carbamoyltransferase catalytic subunit; translation: MSELSVNHLLGIKYLNKKDIQLIFETADHFKEVINRPIKKVPSLRDITIANLFFENSTRTKLSFELAEKRLSADVINFSSAQSSVKKGETLIDTVNNILSMKVDMVVMRHPNPGAGVFLSKHVKASIINAGDGAHEHPTQALLDSYSIREKLGEVGGKKVVIVGDILHSRVALSNIFALQLQGAEVMVCGPKTLLPKYINKLGVKVETNLIKALNWCDVANMLRVQNERMDISYFPSTREYTQQFGVNKELLDSLNKEITIMHPGPINRGVEITSDVADSKQAIILDQVQNGVAIRMAAIYLLASKIKQ
- the pyrR gene encoding bifunctional pyr operon transcriptional regulator/uracil phosphoribosyltransferase PyrR, whose amino-acid sequence is MSQKVLLNAKEVNIILHRLACQLIEKHNDFSNTVLIGLQPRGVFLANRLAKILKEDYKVKNVQLGYLDITFYRDDFRRGEKPLEANSTKINFLVEDKDIVFIDDVLHTGRSIRAALTAIQSFGRPNEIELLTLIDRRFSRHLPIQPNYRGRQVDVINNEKVKVNWKENDNEDSVYLIEK
- the cmk gene encoding (d)CMP kinase; this encodes MNKITIAIDGFSSTGKSTVAKQLAKHLGYVYVDSGAMYRAVTFYAMQNGLINKDDFNVEGLIYQLPKINISFTFNESLGFAEVYLNGINIEKEIRKLEVSSFVSKVAAIPEVRQQQVKLQQKLGDSKGVVMDGRDIGTVVFPKAELKLFMTASAETRAQRRYDELIERGDDVTFKDVLKNVQERDYLDSNRKDSPLIKADDAIEIDNSNMSLEEQFNKILQLVTMTIEDLE